One Tursiops truncatus isolate mTurTru1 chromosome 3, mTurTru1.mat.Y, whole genome shotgun sequence DNA segment encodes these proteins:
- the APC gene encoding adenomatous polyposis coli protein isoform X3: MAAASYDQLLKQVEALKMENSNLRQELEDNSNHLTKLETEASNMKEVLKQLQGSIEDEAMASSGQIDLLERLKELNLDSSNFPGVKLRSKMSLRSYGSREGSVSSRSGECSPVPMGSFPRRGFVNGSRENTGYLEELEKERSLLLADLDKEEKEKDWYYAQLQNLTKRIDSLPLTENFSLQTDMTRRQLEYEARQIRVAMEEQLGTCQDMEKRAQRRITRIQQIEKDILRIRQLLQSQATEAERSSQSKHEAGSHEAERQNESQGVAEINMATSGSGQGSTARIDHETASVLSSSSTHSAPRRLTSHLGTKVEMVYSLLSMLGTHDKDDMSRTLLAMSSSQDSCISMRQSGCLPLLIQLLHGNDKDSVLLGNSRGSKEARARASAALHNIIHSQPDDKRGRREIRVLHLLEQIRAYCETCWEWQEAHEQGMDQDKNPMPAPVEHQICPAVCVLMKLSFDEEHRHAMNELGRKATRGISSQELGQGLSDYYLSPLALFKLGGLQAIAELLQVDCEMYGLTNDHYSITLRRYAGMALTNLTFGDVANKVIASVLRNLSWRADVNSKKTLREVGSVKALMECALEVKKESTLKSVLSALWNLSAHCTENKADICAVDGALAFLVGTLTYRSQTNTLAIIESGGGILRNVSSLIATNEDHRQILRENNCLQTLLQHLKSHSLTIVSNACGTLWNLSARNPKDQEALWDMGAVSMLKNLIHSKHKMIAMGSAAALRNLMANRPAKYKDANIMSPGSSLPSLHVRKQKALEAELDAQHLSETFDNIDNLSPKASHRSKQRHKQNLYGDYVFDTNRHDDNRSDNFNTGNMTVLSPYLNTTVLPSSSSSRGSLDSSRSEKDRSLERERGISLVNYHPATENPGTSSKRGLQISTTAAQIAKVMEEVSAIHTSQEDRSSGSTPELHCGTDERNALRRSSTAHTHANSYNFTKSENSNRTCPVPYAKVEYKRSSNDSLNSVSSSDGYGKRGQMKPSVESYSEDEESKFCSYGQYPADLAHKIHSANHMDDNDGELDTPINYSLKYSDEQLNSGRQSPSQNERWARPKHIIEDEIKQNEERQSRSQSTTYPVYPESTDDKHLKFQPHFGQQECVSPYRSRAANGSETNRVGSNHGINQNVNQSLCQEDDYEDDKPTNYSERYSEEEQHEEEERPTNYSIKYNEEKHHVDQPIDYSLKYTTDIPSSQKPAFSFSKNSSGQSTKTEHISSSSENTATPSSNAKRQNQLHHSSAQSRSGQTQKATSSSCKVPSINQETIQTYCVEDTPICFSRCSSLSSLSSAEDEIGCDQTTQEADSANTLQIAEIKESSGTRSTEDSVSEVPTVSQHVRTKSSRLQASGLSSESTRHKAVEFSSGAKSPSKSGAQTPKSPPEHYVQETPLMFSRCTSVSSLDSFESRSIASSVQSEPCSGMVSGIISPSDLPDSPGQTMPPSRSKTPPPPPPQSAQTKQEVPKNKAPSAEKRESGPKQAAVNAAVQRVQVLPDADALLHFATESTPDGFSCSSSLSALSLDEPFIQKDVELRIMPPVQENDNGNETENEQPEESNESQGKEAEKPTDSEKDLLDDSDDDDIEILEECIISAMPTKSSRKAKKPAQTSSKVPPPVARKPSQLPVYKLLPSQNRLQAQKHVSFTPGDDMPRVYCVEGTPINFSTATSLSDLTIESPPNELAAGEGVRAGTQSGEFEKRDTIPTEGRSTDEAQTGKASSVTIPELDDNKTEGDILAECINSAMPKGKSHKPFRVKKIMDQVQQASMSSSGTNKNQLDGKKKKPTSPVKPIPQNTEYRTRVRKNTDSKNNLNAERNFSDNKDSKKQNLKNNSKDFNDKVPNNEDRVRGSFTFDSPHHYTPIEGTPYCFSRNDSLSSLDFDDDDVDLSREKAELRKGKESKESEAKVTNHTELTSNQQSANKTQAVPKHPINRGQPKPVLQKQSTFPQPSKDIPDRGAATDEKLQNFAIENTPVCFSRNSSLSSLSDIDQENNNNKENEPIKETEPPDSQGEPSKPQASGYAPKSFHVEDTPVCFSRNSSLSSLSIDSEDDLLQECISSAMPKKKKPSRLKADNEKHSPRNMGGILAEDLTLDLKDIQRPDSEHGLSPDSENFDWKAIQEGANSIVSSLHQAAAAACLSRQASSDSDSILSLKSGISLGSPFHLTPDQEEKPFASNKGPRILKPGEKSTLEAKKLESENKGIKGGKKVYRSLITGKIRSNSEVSSQMKQPLQTNMPSISRGRTMIHIPGVRNSSSSTSPVSKKGPPLKTPASKSPSEGQAATTSPRGAKPSVKSELSPVTRQASQTPGSNKGPSRSGSRDSTPSRPAQQPLSRPMQSPGRNSISPGRNGISPPNKLSQLPRTSSPSTASTKSSGSGKMSYTSPGRQMSQQNLTKQTGLSKNVSSIPRSESASKGLSQMSTSNGSNKKVELSRMSSTKSSGSESDRSERPVLVRQSTFIKEAPSPTLRRKLEESASFESLSPSSRPDSPSRSQAQTPILSPSLPDMSLSTHSSVQAGGWRKLPPNLSPTIEYNDGRPVKRHDIARSHSESPSRLPINRSGTWKREHSKHSSSLPRVSTWRRTGSSSSILSASSESSEKAKSEDEKHVNSTSGTKLTKENQVSTKGTWRKMKESEISPTNSTSQTTSSGAANGAESKTLIYQMAPAVSKTEDVWVRIEDCPINNPRSGRSPTGNTPPVIDTVSEKGNPNTKDSKDHQGKQNVSNGSAPVRTMGLENRLNSFIQVDAPDQKGTEGKPGQSHPVPASETNESSIAERTPFSSSSSSKHSSPSGTVAARVSPFNYNPSPRKSSADSTSARPSQIPTPVNNNTKKRDSKSDNTESSGTQSPKRHSGSYLVTSV; the protein is encoded by the exons AGGTCATCTCAGAGCAAGCATGAAGCCGGCTCACATGAAGCTGAGCGACAGAATGAAAGTCAAGGAGTGGCAGAAATCAACATGGCAACTTCGGGTAGTGGTcag GGTTCAACTGCACGAATAGATCACGAAACAGCCAGTGTTTTGAGTTCTAGCAGCACACATTCTGCTCCTCGAAGGCTGACAAGTCATCTGGGAACCAAG GTGGAAATGGTGTATTCATTGTTGTCAATGCTTGGTACTCATGATAAGGATGATATGTCGCGAACTTTGCTAGCTATGTCTAGCTCCCAAGACAGCTGTATATCCATGCGACAGTCTGGATGTCTTCCTCTCCTCATCCAGCTTTTACATGGCAATGACAAAGACTCTGTGTTGTTGGGAAATTCCCGGGGCAGTAAAGAGGCTCGGGCCAGGGCCAGTGCAGCACTCCACAACATCATTCACTCACAGCCTGATGACAAGAGAGGCAGGCGTGAAATCCGAGTCCTTCATCTTTTGGAACAGATACGAGCTTACTGTGAAACCTGTTGGGAGTGGCAGGAAGCCCATGAACAAGGCATGGACCAGGACAAAAATCCAA TGCCAGCTCCTGTTGAACATCAAATCTGTCCTGCTGTGTGTGTTCTAATGAAACTTTCGTTTGATGAGGAGCATAGACACGCGATGAATGAACTTG gTAGGAAGGCTACCCGGGGCATTTCATCACAGGAGCTAGGGCAGGGGCTTTCAG attattatCTTTCTCCTCTTGCCCTTTTTAAATTAGGGGGACTGCAGGCCATTGCAGAATTATTGCAAGTGGACTGTGAAATGTATGGACTTACTAATGACCACTACAGTATTACCTTAAGACGATATGCAGGAATGGCTTTGACAAACTTGACTTTCGGAGATGTAGCCAACAAG GTTATTGCAAGTGTTTTGAGGAATCTGTCTTGGAGAGCAGATGTAAATAGTAAAAAGACTTTGCGTGAAGTTGGAAGTGTGAAAGCATTGATGGAATGTGCTTTGGAAGTGAAAAAG GAATCAACCCTCAAAAGCGTATTGAGTGCCTTATGGAATTTGTCAGCACACTGCACTGAGAATAAAGCTGATATATGTGCCGTAGATGGTGCGCTTGCATTTTTGGTTGGCACGCTCACTTACCGGAGCCAGACAAATACTTTAGCTATTATTGAAAGTGGAGGTGGGATATTACGGAATGTGTCCAGCTTGATAGCTACGAATGAGGACCACAG gcaAATCCTAAGAGAGAATAATTGCTTACAAACCTTATTACAACACTTGAAATCTCACAGTTTGACAATAGTCAGTAATGCATGTGGAACCTTGTGGAATCTCTCAGcaagaaatcctaaagatcaggAAGCATTATGGGACATGGGAGCAGTCAGCATGCTCAAGAACCTCATTCATTCAAAGCACAAGATGATTGCTATGGGAAGTGCTGCAGCTTTAAGGAATCTCATGGCAAATAGACCTGCAAAGTATAAGGATGCCAATATCATGTCTCCTGGTTCAAGCTTGCCTTCTCTTCATGTCAGGAAACAAAAAGCCCTAGAAGCAGAATTAGATGCTCAGCATTTATCAGAAACTTTTGACAATATTGACAATTTAAGTCCCAAGGCATCTCATCGTAGTAAGCAGAGACACAAGCAAAATCTCTATGGTGACTATGTTTTTGACACCAATCGACATGATGATAATAGGTCAGACAATTTTAATACTGGAAACATGACTGTCTTGTCACCATATTTAAATACTACAGTGTTGCCCAGCTCCTCTTCATCAAGGGGAAGTTTAGATAGTTCTCGTTCTGAGAAAGATAGAAGTTTGGAGAGAGAACGAGGTATTAGCCTAGTCAACTACCACCCAGCAACAGAAAATCCAGGAACCTCTTCGAAGCGAGGTTTGCAGATTTCTACCACTGCAGCCCAGATTGCCAAAGTCATGGAAGAAGTGTCAGCCATTCATACCTCCCAGGAAGACAGAAGTTCTGGGTCTACCCCGGAACTACATTGTGGGACAGATGAGAGGAATGCACTAAGAAGAAGCTCTACCGCCCACACACATGCAAACTCTTACAACTTCACCAAGTCAGAAAACTCAAACAGGACATGTCCAGTGCCATATGCCAAAGTAGAATACAAGAGATCTTCAAATGATAGTTTAAATAGTGTCAGCAGTAGTGATGGTTATGGTAAAAGAGGTCAAATGAAACCTTCAGTTGAATCCTATTCTGAAGATGAGGAAAGTAAATTTTGCAGCTATGGTCAGTATCCAGCTGACCTAGCCCATAAAATACATAGTGCAAATCATATGGATGATAATGATGGAGAACTAGATACACCAATAAATTATAGTCTTAAATATTCTGATGAACAGTTGAACTCCGGAAGGCAAAGTCCTTCACAGAATGAAAGGTGGGCAAGACCCAAACATATAatagaagatgaaataaaacaaaatgaggaaAGACAATCAAGGAGTCAAAGCACAACTTATCCTGTATATCCTGAGAGCACTGATGATAAACACCTCAAGTTCCAACCACATTTTGGACAGCAAGAATGTGTTTCCCCATATAGGTCAAGAGCAGCCAATGGTTCAGAAACAAATCGAGTAGGTTCTAATCATGGAATTAATCAAAATGTAAATCAGTCTTTGTGTCAGGAAGATGACTATGAAGATGATAAGCCAACCAACTATAGTGAACGTTACTCTGAGGAAGAGCAAcatgaggaagaagagagaccaACCAATTATAGcataaaatataatgaagaaaaacatcACGTGGACCAGCCTATtgattatagtttaaaatatacCACAGACATTCCTTCTTCACAGAAACCAGCATTTTCATTCTCAAAGAATTCATCTGGACAGAGCACTAAAACTGAACACATCTCTTCAAGCAGTGAGAATACAGCCACACCTTCATCGAATGCCAAGAGGCAGAATCAGCTCCATCACAGTTCAGCACAGAGCAGGAGTGGTCAGACCCAAAAAGCCACCTCTTCCTCTTGCAAAGTTCCCTCTATCAACCAAGAAACAATACAGACTTACTGTGTAGAAGATACCCCAATATGCTTTTCAAGATGTAGTTCATTATCATCTTTGTCATCAGCTGAAGACGAAATAGGGTGTGATCAGACAACACAAGAAGCAGATTCTGCTAATACCCTACaaatagcagaaataaaagaaagcagtGGAACTAGATCAACTGAAGATTCTGTGAGTGAAGTTCCAACAGTGTCACAGCACGTTAGAACCAAATCCAGCAGACTCCAGGCTTCTGGTTTATCTTCAGAATCAACCAGGCACAAAGCTGTTGAATTTTCTTCAGGGGCCAAATCTCCATCAAAGAGTGGTGCTCAGACACCTAAAAGTCCACCAGAGCACTACGTTCAGGAGACTCCACTCATGTTTAGCAGATGTACTTCTGTCAGTTCACTTGACAGTTTTGAGAGTCGTTCAATTGCCAGCTCCGTTCAGAGTGAACCCTGCAGTGGAATGGTGAGTGGCATTATAAGCCCCAGTGACCTTCCAGATAGCCCTGGACAAACCATGCCACCAAGCAGAAGTaaaacccctcctccccctcctcctcagtCAGCTCAGACTAAGCAAGAAGTACCTAAAAATAAAGCCCCTAGTGCTGAGAAGAGAGAAAGTGGCCCTAAGCAAGCTGCTGTAAATGCTGCAGTACAGAGGGTCCAGGTTCTTCCAGATGCTGATGCTTTGTTACATTTTGCCACAGAAAGTACTCCTGATGGATTTTCTTGTTCATCTAGCCTGAGTGCTCTAAGCCTCGATGAGCCATTTATTCAGAAAGATGTGGAATTAAGAATAATGCCTCCGGTTCAGGAAAATGACAATGggaatgaaacagaaaatgagCAGCCTGAAGAATCAAATGAAAGCCagggaaaagaggcagaaaaaccCACTGATTCTGAAAAAGATCTATTAGATGATTCAGATGATGATGATATTGAAATACTAGAAGAGTGTATTATTTCTGCCATGCCAACAAAATCTTCACGCAAAGCCAAAAAGCCAGCCCAGACGTCTTCCAAAGTACCTCCACCTGTGGCAAGGAAACCAAGTCAACTGCCTGTGTACAAACTTCTGCCATCACAAAACAGATTACAAGCACAAAAGCATGTTAGTTTTACACCAGGAGATGATATGCCTCGGGTGTATTGTGTAGAAGGGACACCTATAAACTTTTCCACAGCTACATCTCTAAGTGATCTAACGATAGAATCCCCTCCAAATGAGTTAGCTGCTGGAGAAGGTGTTAGAGCAGGAACACAGTCAGGTGAATTTGAAAAACGAGACACCATTCCTACAGAAGGCAGAAGTACAGATGAGGCTCAAACAGGGAAAGCCTCATCTGTAACTATACCTGAACTGGATGACAATAAAACAGAAGGTGATATTCTTGCAGAATGCATTAATTCTGCTATGCCCAAAGGAAAAAGTCACAAGCCTTTCCGTGTGAAAAAGATAATGGACCAGGTCCAACAAGCATCTATGTCTTCATCTGGAACTAACAAAAATCAATTAGATGGTAAGAAGAAGAAACCTACTTCACCAGTAAAACCTATACCACAAAATACTGAATACAGGACACGTGTAAGAAAAAATACAGactcaaaaaataatttaaatgctgaaagaaatttCTCAGACAACAAAGattcaaagaaacagaacttgaaaaataattccaagGACTTCAATGATAAGGTCCCAAATAATGAAGATCGAGTCAGAGGAAGTTTTACTTTTGACTCACCTCATCATTACACACCTATTGAAGGCACTCCGTACTGTTTTTCACGAAATGATTCTTTGAGTTCTCTagattttgatgatgatgatgtcgACCTTTCCAGGGAAAAGGCTGAATtaagaaaggggaaggaaagtaAGGAATCAGAAGCTAAAGTTACCAACCACACAGAACTAACCTCAAACCAACAATCAGCTAATAAGACACAAGCTGTTCCAAAACATCCAATAAATCGAGGTCAGCCTAAACCCGTGCTGCAGAAGCAATCCACTTTTCCCCAGCCCTCCAAAGATATACCAGACAGAGGGGCAGCAACAGATGAGAAATTACAGAATTTTGCTATTGAAAATACTCCGGTTTGCTTTTCCCGAAATTCCTCTCTAAGTTCTCTTAGTGACATTGatcaagaaaacaacaacaacaaggaaAATGAACCTATCAAAGAGACAGAGCCCCCTGACTCACAGGGAGAACCAAGTAAACCTCAGGCGTCAGGTTATGCTCCTAAATCATTTCACGTTGAAGATACCCCTGTTTGTTTCTCAAGAAACAGTTCTCTCAGTTCTCTCAGTATTGACTCTGAAGATGACCTGTTGCAGGAATGTATAAGTTCTGcaatgccaaaaaagaaaaagccttcaAGACTCAAGGCTGATAATGAAAAGCATAGTCCCAGAAATATGGGTGGCATATTAGCAGAAGATTTGACACTTGATTTGAAAGATATACAGAGACCAGATTCAGAACATGGTTTATCCCCTGATTCAGAAAATTTCGATTGGAAAGCTATTCAGGAAGGTGCAAATTCCATAGTAAGTAGTTTACATCAAGCTGCTGCTGCCGCATGTTTATCTAGACAAGCTTCGTCTGATTCAGATTCCATCCTTTCCCTGAAATCAGGAATCTCTCTGGGATCACCATTTCATCTTACACCTGATCAAGAGGAAAAACCCTTTGCAAGTAATAAAGGCCCACGAATTCTAAAACCTGGGGAGAAAAGTACATTGGAAGCTAAGAAGTTAGAAtctgaaaataaaggaataaaaggagggaaaaaagtttATAGAAGTTTGATTACTGGAAAAATTCGATCTAATTCAGAAGTTTCAAGCCAAATGAAACAGCCCCTTCAAACAAACATGCCTTCAATCTCTCGAGGTAGGACAATGATTCATATTCCAGGAGTTCGGAATAGCTCTTCAAGTACAAGTCCAGTTTCTAAAAAAGGCCCACCCCTTAAGACTCCAGCCTCCAAAAGCCCTAGTGAAGGTCAGGCAGCTACCACTTCCCCCAGAGGAGCCAAGCCATCAGTGAAGTCAGAATTAAGCCCTGTTACGAGGCAGGCATCCCAGACACCTGGGTCAAATAAAGGGCCTTCTAGATCAGGATCTAGAGATTCCACTCCTTCAAGACCTGCCCAGCAGCCATTAAGTAGACCTATGCAGTCTCCAGGGCGAAACTCAATTTCTCCTGGTAGAAATGGAATAAGTCCTCCCAACAAATTATCTCAGCTGCCAAGGACGTCATCCCCTAGTACTGCTTCAACTAAGTCCTCGGGTTCTGGGAAAATGTCTTACACATCTCCTGGCAGACAGATGAGCCAACAGAACCTCACCAAACAAACGGGTTTATCCAAGAATGTCAGTAGTATCCCAAGAAGTGAATCTGCCTCCAAAGGACTAAGTCAAATGAGTACTAGCAATGGATCCAATAAAAAGGTAGAACTTTCTAGAATGTCTTCAACTAAATCAAGCGGAAGTGAATCTGATAGGTCAGAGAGACCTGTATTAGTACGCCAGTCAACTTTCATCAAAGAAGCTCCAAGCCCAACCCTAAGGAGAAAATTGGAGGAATCCGCTTCATTTgaatctctttctccatcttctagACCAGATTCTCCCAGTAGGTCCCAGGCACAGACTCCAATTTTAAGTCCTTCCCTTCCTGATATGTCTCTGTCTACACATTCATCTGTTCAGGCTGGTGGATGGCGAAAACTCCCACCCAATCTCAGTCCCACCATAGAGTATAATGATGGAAGACCAGTAAAGCGCCATGACATAGCACGCTCTCATTCTGAAAGTCCTTCCAGACTTCCCATCAATAGGTCAGGAACCTGGAAACGTGAGCACAGCAAACACTCATCATCCCTTCCTCGAGTAAGCACTTGGAGGAGAACTGGAAGTTCATCCTCAATTCTTTCTGCTTCATCAGAATCTAGTGAAAAAGCAAAAAGTGAGGATGAAAAACATGTGAACTCTACTTCAGGAACCAAACTAACTAAAGAAAACCAAGTATCCACAAAAGGAacgtggagaaaaatgaaagaaagtgaaatttCTCCCACCAATAGTACTTCTCAGACCACTTCCTCAGGTGCTGCAAATGGTGCTGAATCAAAGACTCTGATTTATCAAATGGCACCTGCTGTTTCTAAAACAGAGGATGTTTGGGTGAGAATTGAGGACTGCCCCATTAACAACCCTAGGTCTGGAAGATCTCCAACAGGAAATACTCCCCCAGTGATTGACACTGTTTCAGAAAAGGGAAACCCAAACACTAAAGATTCAAAAGATCATCAGGGGAAACAAAATGTGAGCAATGGTAGTGCTCCTGTACGCACCATGGGTTTGGAAAACCGCCTGAACTCCTTTATTCAGGTAGATGCCCCAGACCAAAAAGGAACTGAGGGAAAACCGGGACAAAGTCATCCTGTCCCTGCATCAGAGACTAATGAAAGTTCAATAGCTGAACGTACCCCATTTAGTTCTAGCAGCTCAAGCAAGCACAGTTCACCGAGTGGGACTGTTGCTGCCAGAGTGAGTCCTTTTAATTACAACCCAAGCCCAAGGAAAAGCAGCGCAGATAGCACTTCAGCCCGACCATCTCAGATCCCAACGCCAGTGAATAACAACACAAAGAAACGAGATTCAAAAAGTGACAATACAGAATCCAGTGGAACTCAAAGTCCTAAACGCCATTCTGGGTCTTACCTTGTGACATCTGTTTAA